One genomic segment of Brevibacillus laterosporus LMG 15441 includes these proteins:
- a CDS encoding biotin transporter BioY encodes MQHRNENLRTYMVIAIFTAITAVFAQITIPLPTVPITGQTLAVGLVATVLGSRYGTVSMVLYALLGAIGVPVFAGFSGGPQVLIGPTGGFIFGFIATAFIMGYLLEKTKYTFPMALIANLLGMVVTFLFGVVQLKLVLNLSWAGAMAAGVTPFIAGGIIKAVLAAYVGIILRKRLISIGMLKGNHSIDHVSSN; translated from the coding sequence ATGCAACATCGCAACGAAAACTTACGAACTTATATGGTCATTGCTATTTTTACTGCGATTACTGCAGTATTTGCACAGATTACAATTCCTTTGCCAACCGTACCCATTACTGGCCAAACTCTAGCTGTAGGCTTAGTGGCAACAGTACTTGGAAGTCGCTATGGTACTGTATCTATGGTACTCTATGCCTTGCTAGGAGCAATTGGCGTACCAGTGTTTGCAGGCTTCTCTGGTGGTCCACAAGTATTGATCGGCCCTACCGGAGGCTTTATCTTTGGCTTTATTGCTACTGCCTTTATAATGGGCTACCTTTTGGAAAAAACAAAATATACCTTCCCTATGGCATTGATTGCGAACCTACTTGGGATGGTAGTCACCTTCCTCTTCGGTGTAGTCCAACTGAAGCTAGTCCTGAATCTAAGCTGGGCTGGTGCAATGGCCGCAGGGGTTACTCCCTTCATCGCTGGCGGGATTATTAAAGCAGTGCTGGCTGCTTACGTAGGTATTATTCTGCGGAAACGTTTAATTTCGATTGGGATGTTAAAAGGAAATCATTCCATAGATCATGTGTCTAGCAATTAG
- a CDS encoding nucleoside hydrolase: protein MADQKRLLLDVDTGIDDALAILYALQSKEARVEGIITGAGQVSLDQATYNTLQVIEAGQAGYEVPVIKGAGKPLIRKEIVYEQNDGTNGLGHANLPEPKQTALEMSASDFILSKAKECENELIIVTMGRLTNLANAVAKDPSLGKRIKQVIIAGGAIRVAGNVTAAAEFNFWGDPEAALFVLEADLPITIIGLDITQPTLITARHLDQLLHKKTEHTERVLSLIEEMVRFPFEKCEAAEQCQPSIAMQGPLAVGVALDSTLIRTEETFVQVECKGEVSRGALIADLRQTASVGRKVLTGVEADSERFIQHWITTLTMDASGRN, encoded by the coding sequence ATGGCAGACCAAAAACGGTTGTTACTAGATGTAGATACCGGCATTGATGACGCACTTGCTATTTTATATGCGTTGCAATCGAAAGAGGCTCGTGTGGAAGGAATTATTACTGGGGCAGGACAGGTTAGCTTGGACCAAGCCACTTATAATACCTTACAGGTAATCGAAGCCGGACAAGCAGGATACGAGGTGCCTGTGATAAAAGGAGCCGGTAAGCCATTAATTCGTAAAGAGATTGTCTATGAGCAAAATGACGGTACGAATGGGCTGGGGCATGCTAATTTACCTGAGCCCAAGCAAACGGCCTTGGAAATGTCAGCTAGTGATTTTATTCTTTCGAAAGCGAAAGAATGCGAAAATGAGCTAATTATTGTCACGATGGGGCGCCTCACAAATCTAGCAAATGCGGTTGCCAAGGACCCTTCTCTTGGAAAAAGAATAAAGCAGGTGATCATTGCAGGTGGTGCAATTCGTGTAGCTGGGAATGTAACAGCGGCCGCAGAATTCAATTTCTGGGGAGATCCCGAAGCTGCCTTATTTGTGTTAGAAGCCGATTTGCCTATTACGATCATTGGCTTAGATATAACTCAGCCAACACTGATTACAGCTAGGCACCTAGATCAATTACTCCACAAAAAAACAGAACACACAGAACGCGTACTTTCCTTGATAGAAGAGATGGTACGTTTTCCATTTGAGAAATGTGAGGCTGCCGAGCAGTGCCAGCCCTCAATTGCGATGCAAGGCCCGTTAGCGGTTGGTGTGGCACTAGATAGTACCTTAATTCGTACCGAAGAGACTTTTGTTCAAGTGGAATGTAAGGGGGAGGTTTCACGCGGAGCCCTTATCGCCGATTTACGACAAACAGCGAGCGTTGGACGAAAAGTGCTTACGGGTGTAGAGGCAGACAGTGAGCGTTTCATACAGCATTGGATTACTACCTTAACGATGGATGCGAGCGGGAGGAATTAA
- a CDS encoding GerAB/ArcD/ProY family transporter, translating to MSLNFQPKFSGLDVSSFIASMVIGVSILTLPRVAVEAVGTADVWIDALAGGILAMIAGYFCAKLSQQYPSYHFYRITQIIAGKWVSSLIILIYSVFYFFLCVYEARVQAEVIRHFLLDQTPIHVTIICFLLAGLYLVLGGAHPIVRLFLLFFPVTILILFSITFLNYQSFHIDNLLPVLHHGWMPLLQGLPATSPSYMGFEAIMFLTYMMKSPGDSSKSVVIGLGFATLIYTTITLMVVGTLTAHEVKTLTWPTMEFVKQIEFPGAFFEHYELFFMVIWVFSIFTTFVFCFYLVSLGLSLLVPIRLPLLQVLLTPLMYAFAMVPQNLDQAFSIGTQLGYASVITSGVIPILLLTLSKWRKPANAQQEKQT from the coding sequence ATGTCACTTAATTTCCAGCCTAAATTCTCTGGTCTTGATGTGTCCTCTTTTATTGCATCTATGGTCATTGGAGTATCTATTCTGACTCTACCACGTGTTGCTGTTGAAGCGGTAGGAACAGCGGATGTCTGGATTGATGCACTGGCTGGGGGAATTTTAGCAATGATAGCTGGCTATTTTTGCGCCAAATTAAGCCAACAGTACCCCTCGTATCACTTTTATAGAATAACGCAAATTATCGCAGGAAAATGGGTAAGCTCACTGATAATCCTAATCTACTCCGTCTTTTATTTTTTCTTATGCGTCTATGAAGCGCGGGTACAAGCTGAGGTTATTCGTCATTTTTTATTAGATCAAACGCCTATTCATGTGACGATCATCTGTTTTTTACTGGCAGGGTTATATTTAGTACTCGGAGGTGCACACCCTATTGTGCGTCTGTTCCTTCTCTTTTTTCCTGTCACGATCCTTATTTTATTTTCTATAACCTTCCTTAATTATCAAAGCTTCCATATTGATAATTTATTGCCAGTTCTGCATCACGGCTGGATGCCTTTGCTCCAAGGCTTGCCAGCCACTTCCCCCTCCTACATGGGTTTCGAGGCCATTATGTTTTTGACCTATATGATGAAATCTCCAGGGGATTCCTCGAAAAGTGTAGTGATTGGTCTTGGCTTTGCCACCCTGATCTATACTACAATTACCCTGATGGTAGTAGGAACCCTGACTGCACATGAGGTGAAAACGCTGACTTGGCCCACGATGGAGTTCGTCAAGCAGATCGAATTTCCCGGGGCCTTCTTTGAACACTATGAATTGTTTTTTATGGTCATCTGGGTATTTAGTATTTTTACTACTTTTGTCTTTTGCTTTTATTTGGTAAGTCTAGGTTTAAGTCTGCTTGTACCGATACGGCTACCTTTGCTACAAGTATTGTTGACCCCGCTTATGTATGCATTCGCCATGGTACCGCAAAATTTAGACCAAGCATTTTCTATAGGCACCCAGCTTGGCTACGCTTCAGTAATAACATCCGGTGTCATTCCGATTTTATTGTTAACCCTGTCAAAATGGAGGAAACCTGCCAATGCCCAACAAGAAAAACAAACATAA
- a CDS encoding DUF2087 domain-containing protein — protein MDILADLFWKSSMEEIKNGYVYNEKQESFTCLVCGQTYEEGIIYPIDDNWYEAKKAMKHHIHDAHTSMFHFLLSLDKKVTGLTDVQRQLLAQFYEGQTDAQIVQNSTGRSNSTIRNHRFMLREKEKQAKIFLAIMELLGEANQSLPKSNTDSASSVETASPKKKIREPKSPFLAVPPTVRFQDERFAMTEEEYQEILRTYFPNGLDGRIKEFPLKEKRKAAILHHIVGRFKRNTLYTEKEVNAILTTVYEDYAILRRYLIEYGYMDRKADGSSYWLIPFTPQPPAE, from the coding sequence ATGGATATTTTAGCTGACTTGTTTTGGAAATCATCTATGGAAGAAATAAAAAATGGCTATGTTTACAATGAAAAACAAGAGAGCTTTACATGTCTAGTTTGTGGTCAGACCTATGAAGAAGGCATTATTTATCCAATTGATGACAATTGGTATGAAGCAAAAAAAGCCATGAAGCACCATATTCATGACGCTCATACCTCGATGTTTCACTTTCTTCTATCACTGGATAAAAAGGTGACTGGTTTAACCGACGTACAGCGTCAGCTCCTTGCCCAGTTTTATGAAGGACAAACCGATGCCCAAATTGTCCAAAATAGCACAGGCCGAAGCAATTCCACTATCCGTAACCATCGTTTTATGTTAAGAGAGAAGGAAAAGCAGGCCAAGATTTTTCTCGCCATCATGGAATTGCTAGGAGAAGCGAACCAGTCTCTCCCAAAATCAAACACCGACTCTGCTTCTTCAGTCGAAACCGCATCACCCAAGAAAAAAATCCGTGAACCGAAAAGCCCTTTTCTAGCTGTTCCACCTACTGTTCGATTTCAAGACGAGCGTTTTGCTATGACGGAAGAAGAATATCAAGAAATCTTACGGACGTACTTTCCTAATGGATTGGATGGAAGGATAAAGGAATTTCCACTTAAAGAAAAGCGCAAAGCAGCAATTTTGCATCATATCGTAGGTCGTTTTAAGCGCAATACACTCTATACTGAAAAAGAGGTAAACGCCATACTTACAACCGTCTACGAAGATTACGCCATCTTACGCCGCTATCTAATTGAATATGGCTATATGGATCGCAAGGCAGATGGCAGCTCGTACTGGCTCATTCCATTTACACCGCAACCGCCAGCAGAGTAA
- a CDS encoding IS3 family transposase, with amino-acid sequence MESLSTIYPITEVCKVLGVSRSGYYKYLSTRNLYRDKSMKKRIRTIYEQRKGIYGYRRIQAELLRQFGCRVNHKKVLRIMQNLGLKSIIRRKRSYMTAHQAKVSDGRVADNLLKRDFTAQEPNQKWVTDVTQYRIGEERIYLSAIKDLCTHEIIAYHISTRNDNALVLETFRKAFEMQKDVTGLIVHSDQGSQYTSHAYHDMLPTVGAQISMSRRGNCLDNASIESFFSHLKTEALYPYDIRDLQDAQRRIENYIYFYNEERLQLKLNKLTPSEFRRQLAA; translated from the coding sequence GTGGAGAGTTTGTCTACAATATATCCAATTACTGAGGTTTGTAAGGTGTTAGGAGTTTCGAGAAGTGGCTATTACAAGTACCTCTCTACTAGAAACTTGTATAGGGATAAATCGATGAAAAAACGGATCAGAACGATCTATGAACAAAGAAAAGGAATATATGGATATCGTCGAATTCAGGCCGAACTGTTACGCCAATTTGGTTGTAGGGTTAATCATAAGAAAGTATTACGCATCATGCAAAATCTGGGACTTAAATCCATCATTCGCCGTAAACGTTCCTATATGACTGCCCATCAAGCAAAGGTATCGGATGGACGTGTTGCAGATAATTTACTCAAGCGTGATTTTACCGCTCAAGAGCCTAATCAAAAATGGGTAACTGACGTTACCCAATATCGAATTGGTGAGGAACGTATCTACCTTTCTGCAATCAAAGATTTATGTACGCATGAGATTATCGCTTATCATATCAGTACTCGAAATGACAATGCGCTTGTTCTAGAGACTTTTAGGAAAGCATTTGAAATGCAAAAAGACGTGACTGGTTTGATCGTTCACAGCGACCAAGGCTCCCAGTACACGTCCCATGCATACCACGACATGCTGCCTACGGTTGGCGCCCAAATCAGCATGTCCCGACGGGGCAATTGCCTAGACAATGCCTCGATAGAAAGCTTCTTTTCTCATTTGAAAACCGAAGCCCTATATCCCTATGATATACGAGATCTTCAAGATGCTCAAAGGAGAATTGAAAATTACATTTATTTTTACAACGAAGAACGTCTTCAACTGAAGTTAAATAAACTGACGCCTAGTGAATTTAGGCGTCAGTTAGCGGCCTAA
- a CDS encoding nucleoside hydrolase: MKYVILDVDTGIDDALALAYAIQSPALHVLGLTTSFGNHVVDITTENTLKVLEILGATDIPVAKGAGKPLLRSPLKANATHIHGEDGIGNTYLPQPKVTAIDQHASDFIIEQVRKYPKQVTLITVASQTNLALAIMKDPEIVSLVKRVVIMGGAVTVPGNVTPVAEANIYTDPEAAELVFQSGIPITLVGLDVTMQTLLTKEHTQMWRESGTPVGKFLASCSEFYMDAYAKINPYLGGCALHDPLAVGVVIDPSFVQASPMYVQVDTEGSASIGRTIGDRRNPPKQSPNMDVCLQVDVNRFVSHFLQQVITKNNI; this comes from the coding sequence ATGAAATACGTTATTTTAGACGTTGATACAGGAATTGATGACGCGCTTGCGCTTGCGTATGCGATACAATCGCCTGCTTTACACGTTCTAGGCCTAACCACTAGCTTTGGAAATCACGTTGTGGATATCACGACAGAAAATACGCTAAAAGTGCTTGAGATTCTAGGAGCGACAGATATCCCTGTGGCAAAAGGAGCAGGGAAACCATTGCTACGTTCTCCTTTAAAGGCGAATGCTACGCATATACATGGAGAGGACGGTATAGGGAATACCTATTTACCCCAGCCAAAAGTTACGGCAATCGACCAGCATGCTTCTGACTTTATCATTGAGCAAGTTCGTAAATACCCGAAGCAAGTAACGCTTATTACTGTTGCTAGCCAAACCAATTTGGCCTTGGCAATTATGAAGGACCCTGAGATTGTTTCACTCGTAAAGAGAGTTGTCATTATGGGGGGAGCAGTTACAGTTCCCGGAAATGTAACCCCGGTAGCGGAAGCAAATATTTATACGGACCCAGAGGCGGCAGAGCTTGTGTTTCAATCAGGTATACCGATTACCTTAGTCGGGCTGGATGTTACTATGCAAACCCTGCTGACGAAGGAACATACACAAATGTGGAGAGAGTCGGGCACGCCAGTAGGCAAATTCTTAGCATCTTGTAGCGAATTCTATATGGATGCCTATGCTAAAATTAACCCCTACCTCGGAGGATGCGCTTTACACGATCCACTAGCAGTAGGGGTGGTTATTGATCCGTCCTTTGTTCAAGCATCGCCAATGTACGTACAGGTGGACACGGAAGGCTCGGCCTCTATCGGCAGAACCATCGGTGACAGACGAAATCCTCCAAAGCAATCGCCAAATATGGATGTATGCTTACAAGTAGATGTTAATCGCTTTGTTTCCCATTTCCTCCAGCAGGTGATAACGAAAAACAACATCTAG
- a CDS encoding helix-turn-helix domain-containing protein produces MAVKGQKFKSYPESLKMEAIRLHIEERWTYKQIVEHLEIQDKDRLKKWMRKYRQQGEFGLLDRRGRREAYIDQDRYVQKLKHENEILKKCLEIWMREV; encoded by the coding sequence ATGGCGGTTAAAGGACAAAAATTTAAAAGTTATCCAGAATCATTGAAAATGGAAGCCATCCGTTTACACATTGAGGAAAGATGGACGTACAAACAAATTGTAGAGCATTTGGAAATTCAGGACAAAGATCGCTTAAAAAAGTGGATGAGAAAGTACAGACAACAGGGTGAGTTTGGACTTCTAGATCGACGCGGACGTCGTGAGGCCTATATTGATCAGGATAGATATGTCCAGAAACTGAAGCACGAGAATGAAATCCTAAAAAAGTGTTTGGAAATCTGGATGCGGGAGGTGTAA
- a CDS encoding IS3 family transposase: MSRWGNCLDNASIESFFSHLKTEALYPYDIRDLQDAQRRIENYIYFYNEERLQLKLNKLTPSEFRRQLAA; the protein is encoded by the coding sequence ATGTCCCGATGGGGTAATTGTCTAGACAATGCCTCGATTGAAAGCTTCTTTTCTCATTTGAAAACCGAAGCCCTATATCCCTATGATATACGAGATCTTCAAGATGCTCAAAGGAGAATTGAAAATTACATTTATTTTTACAACGAAGAACGTCTTCAACTGAAGTTAAATAAACTGACGCCTAGTGAATTTAGGCGTCAGTTAGCGGCATAA
- a CDS encoding ABC transporter substrate-binding protein translates to MRQTQKRWSAMLLIMLVVVVLSACGKPAAEGGTQQEGADKQATEQARTITHMKGERVFEKAPERIVVLDTQYLDQLTALGQRVAGSAVATNEATPFPAYLVDKIGDVTQIGSSSGVNLEAVLALNPDVIICTEFQNEIYDALDKIAPTLMFERNEDWQKTIVTLGQLLHKEKKAEQVINDYNKKVASLKADLAKKMGDETVAMIRPRDKQIRIHTTAHRTSQILYQDLGLKAPAMVLDDKNTSAMINLEVMPELNADHLFVLTDNQYQQLTEEFAQTAVWKSLKPVQNKQVYTVNTTTWIVYYGPLAINRIVDEIAASLLP, encoded by the coding sequence ATGCGGCAAACACAAAAACGATGGAGCGCCATGCTCCTGATTATGCTAGTGGTCGTCGTTTTGAGCGCCTGCGGCAAGCCCGCAGCAGAGGGCGGAACACAACAAGAAGGAGCAGACAAGCAGGCAACGGAACAAGCCCGCACGATCACGCATATGAAGGGGGAGCGTGTATTTGAGAAAGCGCCGGAGCGCATCGTTGTACTGGATACCCAATATCTCGACCAGTTGACAGCACTTGGTCAACGTGTGGCAGGCAGCGCGGTTGCGACGAATGAAGCAACGCCGTTCCCCGCTTATTTGGTAGACAAAATTGGCGATGTCACGCAGATCGGCTCGAGTAGCGGGGTCAACCTGGAGGCGGTATTGGCGCTCAATCCGGACGTTATCATTTGCACCGAGTTCCAGAACGAGATTTACGACGCTTTGGACAAAATCGCGCCAACGTTGATGTTTGAGCGCAACGAGGACTGGCAAAAAACAATCGTGACATTGGGTCAATTGCTTCACAAGGAAAAAAAAGCCGAACAGGTGATCAACGACTACAACAAGAAGGTCGCTTCCTTGAAGGCCGATCTGGCCAAAAAAATGGGAGACGAGACGGTAGCAATGATTCGTCCGCGTGACAAACAGATCCGGATTCATACGACAGCGCACCGGACGTCGCAGATTTTGTATCAGGATTTGGGGCTGAAGGCGCCGGCGATGGTTCTCGATGATAAAAATACGAGTGCGATGATCAATCTGGAAGTGATGCCGGAATTGAACGCAGACCATCTGTTTGTGTTGACGGACAACCAGTATCAGCAGTTGACCGAGGAATTTGCGCAGACAGCGGTTTGGAAAAGCTTGAAGCCTGTGCAGAACAAACAAGTGTATACGGTCAATACGACGACGTGGATCGTCTATTACGGTCCGCTGGCGATCAACCGGATTGTCGACGAGATTGCAGCATCGCTACTGCCATAA
- a CDS encoding arylamine N-acetyltransferase family protein codes for MLTELQKNFFSRLQISPKEDVTFEDLHGILLQMGYVLPYENLDVMDKNIRKISRENVQEKLLLTHCGGLCYELNSLLYYFLIDCGFDVYRVSGTVYDLGSGKWKPDDGHVIIILNYNNQKYIIDGGFASHLPLYPVPFNGEVISSQTGKYRIRKQNTEKGTYLLEMKKGENGESAQFLDSEPTNTWRTGYAFTLDEIDTNKVNVIQNIIVEHPESPFNKGCIISKLIEGGHISLTKRSFTETKKGQKRKRTINEEEYHQILTEVFRINTSIKL; via the coding sequence ATGTTAACCGAATTACAAAAAAATTTTTTCTCCCGGTTACAGATATCTCCAAAAGAAGATGTAACCTTTGAAGATTTACATGGAATTCTTTTGCAAATGGGATATGTACTACCCTATGAAAATTTAGACGTTATGGACAAGAATATCCGAAAAATTTCTAGAGAAAATGTCCAAGAAAAATTACTATTAACCCATTGCGGAGGACTATGTTACGAGCTTAATTCCTTATTATATTATTTTTTAATTGATTGTGGATTTGATGTCTATCGAGTATCTGGTACGGTTTACGATTTAGGGAGTGGTAAGTGGAAACCTGATGATGGGCATGTGATTATTATTTTAAACTATAATAATCAGAAATACATTATAGACGGGGGGTTTGCCTCACATCTTCCTTTATATCCAGTCCCATTTAACGGGGAAGTCATCTCATCTCAAACAGGAAAATACCGTATTCGTAAACAAAATACTGAAAAAGGAACCTACCTACTAGAAATGAAAAAAGGAGAAAATGGGGAGAGCGCCCAATTCCTTGATTCTGAACCTACAAATACATGGCGCACTGGATATGCATTTACATTAGATGAAATAGATACAAATAAAGTAAATGTCATACAAAATATTATTGTAGAGCACCCAGAATCTCCATTTAACAAAGGGTGTATTATCAGTAAATTAATTGAAGGTGGGCATATTTCACTTACTAAACGAAGTTTTACAGAAACCAAAAAAGGCCAAAAAAGAAAACGAACCATAAATGAAGAAGAGTATCATCAGATTCTTACAGAAGTATTCCGAATAAATACTTCGATAAAACTTTAG
- a CDS encoding Ger(x)C family spore germination protein encodes MPNKKNKHNWVACVLTLSLTLLISGCWDRQEIEDLGMVIGIGIDSPQKENHSESQQNQEEDEAGSSDAGSESSQQKDDSSPETKVKQKVSVLLTHQNVLPKVLVGTAKVTGTQKQAYYNISGEGNSFFEIIRNFATKSSRPPFFLHVKTMVIGEAIAKKLSLNKMLEYFLRDTELRRTVLVVVAKGRAIDILNKKPLNEALPAIEILSIIDNVRKSLDIATPASLGHISENMTMKNSFMIPRIEPLNKTIKISGAALIKGDTGKMIGWLGDKEVRGANLLIGSGKSKWEKHAGLIKTSMPPNNNMIIYEIRTVSSKITPKVQNGKVSFSVQINLNGRIGEDWSQTENSFKDSYLQKAGEAFEKKIKELTRNTLNKLQKKWKIDVLGFHKALSVHYPDVWEKMKQNWDDEFSKIPIDVQVKVHVREFGLKGSKH; translated from the coding sequence ATGCCCAACAAGAAAAACAAACATAATTGGGTGGCATGTGTGCTCACACTCTCTCTAACCCTATTGATATCGGGGTGTTGGGATCGCCAGGAAATTGAAGATTTGGGTATGGTCATTGGAATTGGAATTGATTCTCCCCAGAAGGAAAACCATTCTGAATCACAGCAAAATCAAGAGGAGGACGAAGCTGGTTCATCTGACGCTGGCTCTGAATCCTCACAGCAGAAAGATGATTCTAGCCCAGAAACAAAAGTCAAACAAAAAGTCTCCGTTCTCTTAACTCATCAAAATGTGTTGCCTAAGGTTCTGGTTGGCACTGCTAAAGTAACTGGTACCCAGAAGCAAGCCTATTATAATATTTCAGGTGAAGGGAACTCGTTCTTTGAAATAATCCGTAATTTTGCTACCAAAAGCTCCCGCCCCCCGTTTTTTCTGCATGTCAAAACGATGGTGATTGGGGAAGCTATCGCTAAAAAATTAAGCCTGAACAAAATGCTAGAGTACTTTTTGCGCGACACAGAATTACGCAGAACTGTACTAGTTGTGGTAGCCAAAGGTCGAGCTATTGACATACTGAATAAAAAACCACTTAATGAAGCGCTTCCTGCAATCGAAATCCTTAGTATTATAGATAATGTTAGAAAGAGCTTAGATATCGCCACCCCTGCTTCACTTGGGCATATTTCAGAGAATATGACAATGAAAAATAGCTTTATGATTCCTCGCATAGAGCCATTAAACAAGACCATAAAGATATCAGGGGCTGCTCTTATTAAAGGTGACACAGGAAAAATGATCGGATGGTTAGGCGATAAAGAGGTACGCGGTGCCAATCTGCTCATTGGAAGTGGAAAATCGAAATGGGAAAAGCACGCAGGTCTGATTAAAACGAGTATGCCTCCAAATAACAACATGATTATCTATGAAATTCGTACCGTGTCAAGTAAGATAACGCCCAAAGTCCAAAATGGAAAAGTCTCATTTTCTGTACAGATAAATCTGAATGGACGGATTGGCGAGGATTGGTCTCAAACGGAAAATAGCTTTAAAGACAGCTATCTTCAAAAGGCTGGAGAAGCTTTTGAGAAAAAAATCAAGGAATTAACGAGAAACACGCTTAACAAGCTCCAAAAAAAATGGAAAATAGATGTTTTGGGATTTCACAAGGCCCTATCTGTTCACTATCCAGATGTGTGGGAAAAAATGAAACAGAATTGGGATGATGAATTCAGCAAAATTCCTATTGATGTTCAAGTAAAAGTGCATGTTAGAGAATTCGGTTTAAAAGGCTCAAAACATTAA
- a CDS encoding MerR family transcriptional regulator translates to MDNGFERTYWANDVAELLDISVSALRKWSLRLEAEGYCILRDEHDRRAYRERDLIALRTMQDFLRNKMSMENASKAVYTMYSDQQRTDEVQTSVLHTNRSSNERLLEIENRNVMPSIHKSFKRN, encoded by the coding sequence ATGGATAATGGCTTTGAACGGACTTATTGGGCAAATGATGTAGCTGAATTATTAGATATATCAGTAAGTGCTTTACGAAAATGGTCATTACGTTTAGAGGCGGAGGGTTACTGCATCCTTCGCGATGAACATGACAGGCGTGCCTACCGTGAGCGTGATCTGATAGCGTTACGAACGATGCAGGATTTTTTGAGAAATAAAATGAGTATGGAGAACGCATCAAAAGCCGTATATACCATGTATTCTGACCAACAAAGAACGGATGAAGTGCAGACAAGCGTTCTTCACACAAATAGGAGTTCCAATGAACGTCTTTTGGAAATAGAAAATAGGAATGTGATGCCATCAATTCATAAATCCTTTAAGAGGAATTAA
- a CDS encoding copper amine oxidase N-terminal domain-containing protein, whose amino-acid sequence MFKRSNAAKLTVCLALMWMIAIPKTVMAFKSMQYVEVKKPITVTELQPQHHVEVKINGSVINFPDAQPYIDSRSKHTMVPIRFVSEALDLGVGWESEPNQAVLLYYEEENIVALNVGANRANVDGGFFTFDAAAVIKDDRVFVPLEFFSKILGAKVEWVQKDKMVQITKGKIVGGIPVHLINN is encoded by the coding sequence ATGTTTAAAAGAAGTAATGCTGCAAAACTAACTGTGTGTTTGGCTCTCATGTGGATGATTGCTATTCCGAAAACAGTAATGGCATTTAAATCGATGCAATATGTGGAGGTAAAGAAGCCAATAACAGTAACGGAGCTTCAACCACAGCACCATGTGGAGGTAAAGATAAATGGTTCGGTAATTAATTTTCCAGATGCTCAACCATACATCGATTCAAGGAGTAAACATACCATGGTACCAATTCGATTTGTAAGTGAAGCATTGGATTTGGGTGTGGGATGGGAGTCGGAACCTAATCAAGCTGTTTTGCTATATTATGAAGAAGAAAATATCGTTGCACTAAATGTTGGCGCAAACCGTGCAAACGTAGACGGTGGTTTTTTTACGTTTGATGCAGCTGCAGTAATTAAGGACGATCGTGTTTTTGTACCTCTAGAATTCTTTAGTAAGATTTTGGGGGCAAAAGTGGAATGGGTTCAGAAAGATAAGATGGTACAAATTACTAAAGGTAAGATTGTTGGTGGTATCCCCGTACATTTAATAAATAACTAA
- a CDS encoding SMI1/KNR4 family protein: protein MPDGYVVFFEPGADWIYCLDTTQLDNGECPVVAWYQGQEKGEKEADNLFEFIKQQLELTD from the coding sequence ATACCAGACGGCTATGTTGTATTTTTTGAGCCTGGAGCTGATTGGATTTATTGTTTGGATACAACCCAACTGGACAATGGCGAATGCCCAGTTGTTGCATGGTATCAAGGTCAAGAAAAAGGCGAAAAAGAAGCTGACAATTTATTTGAATTTATTAAACAACAATTAGAGTTAACCGATTAA